A window from Sinanaerobacter sp. ZZT-01 encodes these proteins:
- a CDS encoding UDP-N-acetylmuramoyl-L-alanyl-D-glutamate--2,6-diaminopimelate ligase, whose amino-acid sequence MENKIQSGMEPPYALEQYLNLLKANGLVTDYHIQEENMGREVSFLTYDSNEVQNHTLFVCKGIHFLEKYLTSAIKNGAFCYVSEKKYEIESDYIIVRDIRQTMALLGNLFYEKPWCDLNLIGITGTKGKSTTSYFIRAILDHYLKRIGKPMSAIVSSIDTYDGVIDEESHLTTPEAMMLQRHFRNAVNSGIEYLTMEVSSQALKYNRVQGTTFDIGCFLNIGEDHISDAEHRDFDDYFESKLMLFAQSTVACINLDSNHIEEILYAAEGCERIVTFGTTEKAEIYGSRIIKNQEGISFMVRTPSFEQEFLLTMPGLFNVENALAAIAVCYALNIPEKDMYEGLRTARVSGRMEIFQNKEKKVNVIVDYAHNQLSFEKLYASIREEYPKYHIVSIFGCPGGKAYQRREELGEIAARYAKKVYLTEEDAGEESVCDISNEIANYIKERNCPFEIIEDRESCIKKAIEEAKENTVILLTGKGRETRQKRGMQYVDYPSDVECVEKYL is encoded by the coding sequence ATGGAAAATAAGATACAAAGCGGAATGGAACCACCATATGCATTAGAGCAATACTTAAATTTACTGAAAGCAAATGGGCTGGTTACGGATTATCACATACAGGAAGAAAATATGGGTCGAGAGGTCTCTTTTCTCACATATGATTCAAATGAAGTCCAAAATCATACTTTATTTGTCTGCAAGGGAATCCATTTTTTAGAAAAATATTTAACTTCGGCGATAAAGAACGGAGCTTTTTGTTATGTTTCAGAAAAGAAATACGAGATAGAATCCGATTATATTATCGTCAGGGATATCCGCCAGACTATGGCACTTTTAGGCAATCTTTTTTATGAAAAACCTTGGTGTGACTTAAATTTAATAGGGATAACAGGGACAAAGGGCAAATCTACCACGTCTTATTTTATCCGTGCTATTTTAGATCATTATTTAAAAAGAATTGGAAAGCCAATGAGTGCAATTGTTTCCAGCATTGATACGTATGATGGAGTCATTGATGAAGAATCGCATTTGACGACACCGGAAGCAATGATGCTGCAACGGCATTTTCGAAATGCGGTAAACAGTGGCATTGAATACTTGACTATGGAAGTTTCAAGTCAGGCTTTAAAATATAATCGTGTGCAGGGGACTACATTTGATATTGGATGCTTTTTAAATATTGGTGAGGATCATATCAGTGATGCAGAGCATCGAGATTTTGATGATTATTTTGAGTCAAAGCTTATGCTATTCGCACAAAGTACTGTGGCCTGCATCAATCTAGATTCCAATCACATTGAAGAGATCCTTTATGCAGCAGAGGGCTGCGAACGAATTGTAACATTTGGAACGACAGAAAAGGCAGAAATTTACGGTTCGAGAATTATAAAAAACCAAGAAGGAATTTCCTTTATGGTTCGGACGCCAAGCTTTGAGCAAGAATTCCTCCTTACCATGCCGGGCTTGTTTAACGTAGAAAATGCATTGGCAGCAATTGCGGTCTGCTATGCACTGAATATTCCGGAAAAAGATATGTATGAAGGACTTCGAACTGCACGGGTAAGCGGAAGAATGGAAATCTTCCAAAATAAAGAGAAGAAAGTGAATGTAATTGTAGACTATGCTCATAATCAGCTGAGCTTTGAAAAGCTTTATGCTTCCATTCGAGAGGAATATCCGAAATACCATATCGTATCTATTTTTGGGTGCCCGGGTGGAAAAGCTTATCAGAGAAGAGAAGAATTAGGAGAGATTGCAGCCCGCTATGCAAAAAAAGTATATCTTACCGAGGAAGATGCAGGAGAAGAGTCTGTTTGCGATATCTCAAATGAAATTGCAAACTATATTAAAGAACGAAATTGTCCGTTTGAAATCATAGAAGACCGTGAAAGCTGCATTAAGAAAGCGATTGAGGAAGCAAAAGAAAATACCGTAATTCTTTTAACCGGAAAAGGAAGGGAAACCCGTCAAAAGCGAGGTATGCAATATGTGGATTACCCTTCTGATGTGGAATGCGTAGAAAAATATTTATAA
- a CDS encoding glutamine synthetase family protein produces MPDSIKEILEYVKTNDIKFIRLAFCDLFGTEKQISIMPDELERAFENGISFDASAIKGYGDISKSDLFLFPDASTLSLLPWRPQQGRVAKFLCDIRNPNGSEYMFDTRNLLKNALRRCREMGYLCLVGAECEFYLFQTDENGEPTTVTQDQGGYLDIAPLDKGENVRREICLTLEDMGIKPETSHHEQGPGQNEIDFKYSDALTAADNFLTYKSVIKAIASKNGLHASFMPKPIPDKSGSGLHINLSLSKDGLNIFGNEYGEYDSIVNSFIEGILEKTSEISAFLNPNINSYDRLGSFEAPKYVSWSHQNRSQLIRIPAETGEKTRMELRSPDPTVNPYLAFSLILHAGLDGIEANYKLREPLDLNLYTAKEGLVEKLTKLPEDMMCALKQMRNSNFVERVIGRELLEKYNLMKEKEYQDFLSTDKNDFYFERYFKVL; encoded by the coding sequence ATGCCTGATTCTATCAAAGAAATTTTAGAATATGTCAAGACAAATGATATCAAATTTATACGTCTTGCATTTTGTGATTTGTTTGGGACGGAAAAACAAATATCCATTATGCCGGATGAACTGGAGCGTGCGTTTGAAAATGGAATATCCTTTGATGCTTCAGCGATCAAGGGATATGGAGATATTTCAAAGTCAGATTTGTTTCTCTTTCCGGACGCATCTACCTTAAGCTTACTGCCGTGGCGACCACAGCAAGGCAGAGTCGCAAAATTTCTCTGTGACATAAGGAATCCAAACGGTTCAGAATATATGTTTGATACAAGAAATCTTTTGAAGAATGCACTTCGAAGGTGCAGAGAGATGGGTTATCTTTGCCTGGTCGGAGCAGAATGCGAATTTTATCTTTTTCAAACCGATGAAAACGGTGAGCCGACTACGGTTACACAGGATCAAGGCGGATACCTTGACATTGCTCCGTTAGACAAAGGTGAAAATGTAAGACGAGAAATATGCCTGACACTTGAAGATATGGGAATTAAGCCGGAAACTTCTCATCATGAACAGGGGCCGGGTCAGAATGAAATAGATTTTAAATACAGCGATGCTTTGACCGCAGCGGATAACTTCTTAACTTATAAATCGGTAATCAAAGCCATTGCCTCAAAAAACGGATTACACGCTTCCTTTATGCCAAAGCCGATTCCTGATAAAAGCGGGAGCGGATTGCACATCAATTTATCTCTTTCAAAGGACGGGTTAAATATATTTGGAAATGAATATGGGGAATACGATTCCATTGTGAATAGTTTTATTGAGGGCATTTTAGAAAAAACAAGTGAGATATCTGCATTTTTAAACCCGAATATTAATTCGTATGACCGATTAGGAAGCTTTGAAGCACCTAAATATGTATCTTGGTCACATCAAAATCGATCGCAGTTAATACGCATTCCAGCAGAAACCGGAGAAAAAACACGTATGGAGCTTCGCTCCCCTGATCCAACAGTAAACCCTTACCTTGCCTTTTCTTTAATTCTACATGCAGGCTTGGACGGGATTGAAGCAAATTATAAACTGAGAGAACCCCTTGATTTAAATTTGTATACTGCTAAAGAGGGTTTGGTGGAAAAATTGACTAAGCTTCCCGAAGATATGATGTGCGCATTAAAGCAGATGAGAAACAGCAATTTTGTTGAAAGAGTTATTGGAAGAGAATTATTGGAAAAGTATAATCTCATGAAGGAAAAAGAGTATCAGGATTTTTTGTCAACAGATAAAAATGACTTTTATTTTGAACGTTATTTTAAAGTACTTTAA
- a CDS encoding RluA family pseudouridine synthase gives MKNKFKYEIKESDEGLQIKELLRRNYGFSSRLMRRFKVVGGVSLNGQPVKLYHKGNAGDVISVRLPEEKSDFEPQDIPICAAYEDEDLLVVNKQPGFVVHPTKGHPNHTIANGIMKYMLEREEQYKIRFINRLDMDTSGLLIVAKNSHCQDDLSKQMAKNAVVKKYVAVVHGTFDEDDGMIDLPIGRVSEDHVIRGVMENGYPSVTRYRVLERFAEHSFLELQLETGRTHQIRVHMSYIGHPLVSDALYGKEEAEFIERQALHAAYLSFRHPVNGDLLKIEAPLPKDILDLLGKLREK, from the coding sequence ATGAAAAACAAATTTAAGTATGAAATAAAGGAAAGTGATGAAGGGCTCCAGATTAAGGAGCTTCTTCGTCGTAATTATGGATTTTCTTCCCGGTTGATGCGGAGGTTTAAAGTAGTTGGAGGCGTAAGCCTGAATGGGCAGCCAGTGAAGCTTTATCATAAGGGGAATGCAGGGGATGTAATTTCCGTTCGCTTGCCTGAGGAAAAAAGTGATTTTGAGCCACAGGATATTCCAATTTGTGCGGCGTATGAGGACGAGGATTTACTGGTCGTTAATAAGCAGCCAGGTTTTGTCGTGCATCCTACAAAAGGCCATCCTAATCATACGATAGCAAACGGCATAATGAAATATATGCTTGAACGTGAGGAGCAATATAAAATCCGCTTTATCAATCGGCTTGACATGGATACGTCGGGCCTCCTTATTGTCGCAAAAAATTCACATTGTCAAGATGACCTTTCCAAGCAAATGGCAAAGAATGCAGTAGTAAAAAAATATGTTGCGGTTGTACATGGAACCTTTGATGAAGACGATGGTATGATTGATTTGCCAATTGGACGAGTTTCGGAGGACCATGTGATTCGAGGTGTGATGGAAAATGGGTACCCTTCTGTTACTCGATACCGTGTTTTGGAAAGATTTGCAGAACATTCTTTTTTAGAGCTTCAGCTGGAGACCGGACGGACACACCAAATACGTGTACACATGTCTTACATTGGTCATCCTCTTGTAAGCGATGCTCTTTACGGAAAAGAGGAGGCAGAATTCATAGAAAGGCAGGCTTTGCATGCGGCTTATTTGAGCTTTCGTCATCCGGTGAACGGTGATCTTTTAAAAATAGAGGCTCCTCTTCCAAAAGATATATTGGATTTACTTGGAAAATTGAGAGAAAAATAA
- the pepF gene encoding oligoendopeptidase F translates to MGDNKKTKQRSEIPQEYKWKIEAMYQDEANWDRDSESALKMAEDFKELSGKLGESADVLLQAFEKRDEIWLLTEKIYVYARMKRDEDNRISRYQAMCDKSNALIAKIAANTSFFTPELLAVSEEKIREFLGENEKLQKYTFVVDELFRLKAHVLTQQEEHILAQFSELTSATNDIFSMINNADIKFGTIRDEDGDEVEVTHGRYIGLMESPDRRVRKEAFEHMYAAYEKQKNTLATTYNYNTKADVVTARIRKYESSIKSALAGDNIPLSVYDNLIDIVNKNLPIMYRYVEIRKRMLNLDELHMYDMYTPLVEMPKEDIPYEKALEIIREALVPMGEDYLRRMNHGFASGWVDVYENEGKTSGAYSFGTYDSMPYILLNYNGRLKDVFTVIHEMGHSMHSNYTREFQPYVYGGHSIFTAEVASTVNESLLMKHLLTHAENDEIKKYILNLYIEAFRTTLFRQTMFAEFEKMTHEAVEQGEVLTAQWLSEEYGKLNQKYFGENVVYDSEIKMEWARIPHFYNAFYVYKYATGFSAAAALSDRILNEGKQAQEDYIAFLKSGESDYPINLLKLAGVDMSKTEPIEKAMQTFASLVDQLDKLVK, encoded by the coding sequence ATGGGAGATAATAAAAAAACAAAACAAAGAAGTGAGATACCACAAGAATATAAATGGAAGATTGAAGCAATGTATCAAGACGAAGCAAATTGGGATAGAGATTCTGAATCAGCCTTAAAAATGGCAGAAGACTTTAAAGAATTATCCGGTAAGCTGGGAGAATCCGCTGACGTGCTTTTGCAGGCTTTCGAAAAACGGGATGAGATCTGGCTTTTAACGGAGAAGATTTATGTCTATGCAAGGATGAAGCGGGATGAAGATAATCGCATCAGCCGCTATCAGGCAATGTGTGATAAGTCCAATGCATTGATTGCAAAAATTGCGGCAAATACCTCTTTCTTTACGCCAGAACTGCTTGCAGTTTCAGAAGAAAAAATCAGAGAATTTTTAGGGGAAAATGAAAAATTACAAAAATATACGTTTGTTGTAGATGAATTATTCCGCTTGAAAGCACATGTTCTTACCCAGCAGGAAGAACACATTTTGGCTCAATTCAGTGAGCTCACTTCCGCAACCAATGATATTTTCAGTATGATTAATAATGCAGATATAAAATTTGGCACGATACGTGATGAAGACGGAGATGAAGTAGAAGTTACACACGGACGTTACATTGGACTTATGGAGTCACCAGACAGACGTGTGCGTAAAGAAGCCTTTGAGCATATGTATGCTGCTTATGAAAAGCAAAAAAATACGTTAGCAACCACTTATAATTACAATACAAAAGCAGATGTCGTTACTGCCCGTATTCGTAAATATGAATCCTCAATAAAAAGTGCTTTGGCAGGGGACAATATACCGCTTTCGGTGTATGATAATTTGATTGATATTGTAAATAAAAACTTACCGATTATGTATCGTTATGTGGAAATTCGTAAGCGGATGCTAAACCTAGATGAATTGCATATGTACGATATGTATACACCGCTTGTGGAAATGCCGAAGGAAGACATTCCATATGAAAAAGCATTGGAAATCATTCGAGAAGCATTGGTTCCGATGGGAGAAGACTATCTGCGCAGAATGAATCATGGCTTTGCATCGGGTTGGGTAGATGTTTATGAAAATGAGGGAAAAACAAGCGGAGCTTATTCCTTTGGAACCTATGACAGCATGCCATATATCCTTTTGAATTATAACGGGAGACTCAAAGATGTATTTACTGTAATTCATGAAATGGGGCATTCCATGCACTCCAATTATACTAGAGAGTTCCAGCCGTACGTATATGGAGGACACTCCATTTTTACAGCAGAAGTGGCCTCAACAGTGAACGAATCTCTTTTGATGAAGCATTTGCTGACGCATGCAGAAAACGATGAAATAAAGAAATATATCTTAAATCTTTATATAGAAGCGTTCCGCACTACTTTGTTTCGCCAGACTATGTTCGCAGAATTTGAAAAAATGACACATGAAGCAGTAGAACAAGGAGAGGTTTTAACTGCACAATGGCTTAGTGAAGAGTATGGCAAGCTCAATCAAAAATACTTTGGAGAAAATGTAGTTTATGATTCTGAGATAAAGATGGAGTGGGCGCGTATTCCTCATTTCTACAATGCATTTTATGTATATAAATACGCTACCGGGTTTTCTGCTGCCGCAGCTTTGTCAGATCGTATTTTGAATGAAGGAAAACAAGCACAGGAGGATTATATTGCTTTCCTCAAGTCCGGTGAGAGTGACTATCCGATTAACCTTCTAAAACTAGCGGGCGTTGATATGAGTAAAACAGAGCCGATCGAAAAGGCAATGCAGACCTTTGCTTCACTAGTTGACCAATTGGATAAACTTGTTAAATAA
- the murI gene encoding glutamate racemase: MDNRPIGFFDSGLGGLTSIAPLRRALPEERIIYYGDTARTPYGSKSPNTIKTFSRQISDFLIQQDVKMIVIACNTVSATCLSDLQQRHASVPILGIIHPAAETVAKTCTKDNHIGIIGTKVTIKSHTYEDSIQELNPNLDIHATPCPAFVPLIEEGILQHEIMDLTIQYYMDHFISYHHIDTLVLGCTHYPLIRKNIEKLYPKLRIINPSDEIVARIKEVLEKRDLFAQNSNAENTFFASDLSENFVNMINRIFENSEFKVAFKSFDLDTNEKKTEGK, encoded by the coding sequence ATGGATAATCGACCCATCGGCTTTTTTGATTCAGGCTTAGGAGGTCTTACCAGTATTGCACCTTTGCGACGTGCCCTTCCAGAAGAACGCATCATTTATTACGGCGATACTGCAAGAACCCCTTATGGCTCAAAAAGTCCGAATACTATTAAAACTTTTTCCCGACAAATTTCCGATTTTTTAATCCAGCAAGATGTGAAAATGATTGTCATTGCCTGCAATACAGTCAGTGCAACTTGTTTAAGCGACTTACAGCAGCGTCATGCCAGCGTACCGATTTTAGGTATCATACACCCCGCCGCAGAAACTGTTGCAAAAACATGCACAAAGGACAATCATATCGGCATTATTGGTACAAAGGTCACAATTAAAAGCCACACCTATGAAGATTCCATTCAAGAGTTAAACCCTAATTTGGATATTCACGCAACACCGTGCCCTGCATTTGTTCCTCTGATTGAGGAAGGAATTTTGCAGCATGAAATCATGGATTTAACCATTCAGTATTACATGGATCACTTCATATCTTATCATCACATTGATACTTTGGTATTAGGTTGCACACACTATCCTCTCATACGAAAAAATATTGAAAAATTATACCCGAAGCTGCGAATCATAAATCCTTCGGACGAAATTGTGGCTCGAATTAAAGAGGTTTTGGAGAAAAGAGATCTTTTCGCACAGAATTCCAATGCGGAAAATACGTTCTTTGCAAGCGACCTTTCTGAAAACTTTGTAAACATGATTAACAGAATTTTTGAAAATTCGGAATTCAAAGTAGCTTTTAAAAGTTTTGATTTGGATACCAACGAGAAAAAAACGGAGGGAAAATAA
- a CDS encoding NAD(+)/NADH kinase, whose protein sequence is MEKNRIINIFANNYELSKEIKRILKQKLEKSGFLVPCEFNPDAELIVCVGGDGSFLKTLHKYKFPDIPFIGVNTGHLGFFQELHPDQLDEFIFKYKQKAYEVQSLKTVKAEIEAGENTYTHLALNEVIVKGDCSQSVHLNLSIGDSFIEKFSGDGLLIATPAGSTAYNYALGGSIIDPRLKILQVTPISPMNTTAYRSFTSSVILPADLFVKIYPEPKEGHGIVIVADGMEHRYGSIDQVKVNFAENIVKLLRFENYDFWTKVKSKFL, encoded by the coding sequence ATGGAGAAAAATAGAATTATTAATATTTTTGCAAATAATTATGAGTTATCAAAGGAAATAAAGCGGATTTTAAAACAAAAACTTGAAAAAAGCGGATTCCTTGTACCGTGTGAATTTAATCCCGATGCAGAGTTGATTGTCTGTGTAGGGGGGGACGGTTCTTTTCTGAAGACCTTGCATAAGTACAAATTTCCTGATATTCCATTTATTGGTGTAAATACGGGACATCTAGGTTTTTTTCAGGAGCTTCACCCGGATCAGTTAGATGAGTTTATTTTTAAATATAAACAGAAGGCTTATGAAGTGCAAAGCTTAAAAACAGTCAAAGCGGAGATTGAGGCAGGCGAGAATACCTATACACATCTTGCACTAAATGAGGTGATCGTAAAAGGTGACTGCTCGCAGTCTGTGCACTTAAACCTTTCAATAGGAGATAGCTTCATTGAAAAATTCAGCGGTGACGGATTGCTGATTGCTACGCCGGCAGGCAGCACTGCTTATAATTATGCATTAGGAGGAAGCATTATCGATCCGAGATTGAAAATTTTGCAGGTTACACCAATCAGTCCGATGAATACAACTGCTTACCGATCTTTCACCTCCAGTGTGATTCTTCCAGCAGATCTGTTTGTAAAGATTTATCCGGAGCCCAAAGAAGGGCATGGAATTGTAATTGTTGCAGATGGAATGGAGCATCGTTATGGCAGCATCGATCAAGTTAAGGTTAATTTTGCTGAAAACATTGTAAAGCTTTTGCGTTTTGAAAATTATGATTTCTGGACAAAAGTTAAGAGCAAATTTTTGTAG
- a CDS encoding ATP-grasp domain-containing protein: MQEKSFIPLLFAGDINVYSVARAFHEEYGITSYVYGKYSSGPCFGSKIIHYTANEKADEQETFLRLVNEFAKKHEEKKILLIGCGDSYVQLASENKNRFAANVIAPYIDIELMNDLIHKEKFYAMCERTGVDYPNTFVHHPKDGMGFDLPFDPPFIIKPSNGIEYWKHPFATQKKVYKADSRETLDRVLGEVYGAGYTDSIIIQDFIPGDDTYMRVLTNYSDKHGKVKMMCLGHVLLEEHTPHGIGNHAVIITERNEELEGKLQRLLEEMHYVGFSNFDIKYDQRDGKYKVFEINTRQGRSNYYVTGAGANIAKLVTEDYIREQDLDFHVVTKESLWWVVPKKVAYTYIKPREYQEKMKQLAASGKAVNPLFYKPDNGLVRRLKLYKNQFGHHIKYKKYLGKKQ; this comes from the coding sequence ATGCAAGAAAAATCATTTATTCCTTTGCTTTTTGCAGGGGATATTAATGTATACAGTGTAGCGAGAGCATTTCATGAAGAATACGGAATCACAAGCTATGTTTATGGAAAGTACAGCAGCGGTCCATGTTTCGGCAGTAAAATTATCCATTATACGGCGAATGAAAAGGCGGATGAGCAGGAAACTTTTTTACGTTTGGTCAATGAATTTGCAAAAAAACATGAAGAGAAAAAAATTCTTCTGATTGGCTGCGGAGATAGCTATGTACAGCTTGCCAGTGAAAATAAAAACCGGTTTGCAGCCAATGTGATCGCACCTTATATTGATATTGAGTTAATGAATGACTTGATTCATAAAGAAAAATTTTATGCGATGTGTGAGCGCACTGGAGTCGATTATCCAAATACTTTTGTGCATCATCCAAAGGATGGGATGGGTTTCGATCTCCCGTTTGATCCACCTTTTATTATTAAACCATCAAATGGCATTGAATATTGGAAACACCCATTTGCGACGCAAAAGAAGGTTTATAAGGCAGACAGCCGTGAGACACTGGATCGTGTGCTCGGTGAGGTCTATGGGGCAGGCTATACAGATTCTATCATCATTCAGGACTTTATACCGGGAGATGATACCTATATGCGAGTTTTAACCAATTATTCGGACAAGCATGGTAAAGTGAAGATGATGTGCCTGGGGCATGTGCTTTTAGAAGAGCATACACCGCATGGGATCGGGAATCACGCGGTTATTATAACAGAGCGTAACGAAGAATTGGAAGGCAAGCTGCAAAGATTACTGGAAGAAATGCATTATGTAGGGTTTTCTAATTTTGATATTAAGTACGATCAGAGAGACGGGAAGTACAAAGTTTTTGAAATCAATACACGACAAGGCAGAAGCAATTATTATGTAACAGGAGCCGGTGCCAATATTGCGAAGCTCGTGACAGAAGATTATATACGGGAGCAAGATTTGGATTTTCATGTGGTAACGAAGGAATCTCTTTGGTGGGTAGTGCCGAAAAAAGTAGCGTATACGTATATTAAGCCGCGTGAATATCAGGAAAAAATGAAACAGCTTGCTGCATCTGGCAAGGCAGTAAACCCTCTCTTCTATAAACCGGATAATGGGCTGGTTCGAAGATTAAAATTATATAAAAACCAATTCGGGCATCACATTAAATATAAAAAATACTTAGGGAAAAAACAATAG
- a CDS encoding CTP synthase: MKYIFVTGGVVSGLGKGITAASLGRLLKERGLKVAAQKLDPYINVDPGTINPFQHGEVFVTEDGAETDLDLGHYERFIDENLNKLSNLTTGKVYWNVLNKERNGEYLGETIQVIPHITNEIKEFIYGVSKKSDADVVITEIGGTIGDIESQPFLEAIRQIRNEMGKENCIFIHVTLVPYLQGSNEHKSKPTQHSVKELRSMGITPDIIVTRSDSKIDDGIKQKISLFCDVTLDSVIENDTVSNLYEAPLMLHENGLDHVVCRALHLETPEPDLTKWQEMLLRMKACTKEVSIAIVGKYVKLKDAYLSVAEALSHAGYEAGTKVNFHWVDSEEITGDEEAKRLLEKCQGILVPGGFGDRGIEGKIKACKFARENNIPYFGICLGMQIAVIEFAKNVCGISDATSREFSNQSENLVIDFMPGQDGNIQKGGTMRLGSYPCKMKEESILKRVYGGDMIQERHRHRYEFNNAFRKQMQEEGLLISGTSPDERIVEVIEYPKNDFFVAVQFHPEFKSRPNQAHPLFLAFVQAAVMAGK, from the coding sequence ATGAAATATATATTTGTAACTGGCGGTGTGGTTTCCGGCCTTGGAAAAGGAATTACAGCAGCATCATTAGGAAGATTATTAAAAGAGAGAGGATTGAAAGTAGCAGCGCAAAAGCTGGACCCGTATATCAATGTGGACCCCGGAACCATTAATCCTTTTCAGCATGGTGAGGTATTCGTCACAGAAGATGGAGCAGAAACAGATTTGGATTTAGGCCATTATGAACGTTTTATTGACGAAAATTTAAATAAGCTTTCAAATCTCACAACGGGAAAGGTCTATTGGAATGTATTAAATAAAGAACGGAACGGCGAATATTTAGGGGAAACCATTCAAGTCATACCACATATTACTAATGAAATTAAGGAATTTATATACGGAGTATCAAAGAAGAGTGATGCAGATGTCGTCATTACAGAAATAGGGGGAACGATTGGCGATATTGAAAGTCAGCCTTTCTTGGAAGCCATTCGGCAGATACGCAACGAAATGGGTAAAGAAAACTGCATTTTTATCCATGTGACGTTGGTTCCGTACCTTCAGGGCTCAAATGAACATAAATCAAAACCGACACAGCATTCGGTAAAAGAACTAAGGTCGATGGGAATCACACCAGATATCATTGTTACAAGGTCCGATTCAAAAATAGATGATGGGATCAAACAGAAAATTTCTCTTTTCTGTGATGTAACACTGGATTCTGTCATTGAAAATGATACCGTTTCTAATTTGTATGAAGCACCGCTAATGCTTCATGAAAACGGTTTAGACCATGTAGTTTGCCGTGCACTGCATCTGGAGACGCCGGAGCCTGACCTGACGAAGTGGCAGGAGATGCTGCTGCGGATGAAAGCTTGCACAAAAGAGGTATCCATTGCTATTGTAGGGAAGTATGTTAAGCTTAAGGATGCTTATTTATCTGTTGCAGAGGCGTTATCGCATGCAGGGTATGAGGCAGGAACAAAAGTGAATTTTCACTGGGTAGATAGTGAAGAGATTACCGGGGATGAGGAAGCAAAGCGTCTTTTGGAGAAGTGCCAAGGCATTTTGGTACCGGGAGGATTTGGAGACCGGGGAATTGAAGGTAAGATAAAAGCCTGCAAATTTGCACGCGAAAATAATATACCTTATTTTGGTATTTGCTTAGGGATGCAGATTGCTGTCATTGAATTTGCAAAAAATGTTTGTGGAATATCAGATGCAACTTCCAGAGAATTTTCGAATCAAAGTGAAAATCTTGTGATTGATTTTATGCCCGGGCAAGATGGTAACATTCAGAAGGGCGGGACGATGCGTCTCGGAAGCTATCCGTGCAAAATGAAAGAAGAGAGCATACTGAAACGTGTCTATGGCGGGGATATGATTCAAGAACGCCACCGCCATCGTTACGAGTTTAATAATGCGTTTAGAAAACAGATGCAGGAAGAAGGACTGTTAATCAGTGGGACATCACCAGATGAGCGCATTGTAGAAGTGATTGAATATCCGAAGAATGATTTCTTTGTTGCGGTTCAATTTCATCCTGAATTCAAGAGCCGCCCGAATCAAGCACATCCTCTCTTTTTAGCATTTGTTCAGGCTGCTGTGATGGCAGGAAAATAG
- a CDS encoding ANTAR domain-containing response regulator encodes MERALIVSSSNNKIPDILELLYHASFAEIVTLENCGEARRLLLDQSYDLCIIHTPLPDEFGEELALDIVSDSITQVVLIVKNELYHIIAEKAEISGIFTVSKPVDKETFWSVLRMANAVYNRLQRLKSENNRLVQNLEDMRLITRAKCLIIEKTKMSEAEAHKYLEKQAMDRRMTKRAVAEQVLKTFEF; translated from the coding sequence ATGGAACGAGCTCTTATTGTATCGAGTTCAAACAATAAAATACCCGATATTTTGGAACTGCTTTATCATGCATCCTTTGCTGAGATTGTGACTTTGGAAAATTGCGGAGAAGCAAGACGCCTATTATTGGATCAAAGCTATGATTTGTGCATCATCCATACACCATTGCCGGATGAGTTTGGGGAAGAACTAGCTTTAGATATTGTTTCAGACAGCATTACTCAGGTCGTTTTAATTGTGAAGAATGAATTGTATCACATCATAGCGGAGAAAGCGGAAATAAGCGGTATCTTTACCGTTTCAAAACCAGTTGATAAAGAAACTTTCTGGAGTGTACTTAGAATGGCAAATGCAGTGTATAACCGCTTGCAAAGGTTAAAGAGCGAGAATAACCGGCTAGTACAGAATCTTGAGGATATGCGGTTGATCACTCGGGCGAAATGTCTCATTATTGAAAAGACGAAAATGAGTGAAGCAGAGGCACATAAATATCTTGAGAAACAGGCAATGGATCGGAGAATGACAAAAAGAGCTGTGGCCGAGCAGGTTCTCAAAACGTTTGAATTTTAA